In Deltaproteobacteria bacterium CG11_big_fil_rev_8_21_14_0_20_49_13, a single window of DNA contains:
- the nifS gene encoding cysteine desulfurase NifS — translation MKTIYLDNNATTVVDNEVLKDMLPFFTERYGNPSSMHSFGGEVASSINKARDKCAALIGAKRASDIVFTSGGTESDNAAIMGTLLSYPEKKHIITSAVEHPAVRSLCHDLKKRGYDITEVGVDESGRIDPKEIEKAIRPDTAIVSIMWANNETGVIFPVEEIADICAASNIPFHTDAVQAVGKIPMNVENSAINFLSVSGHKLHAPKGMGLLYIKRGTKFHPFVIGGHQERGKRGGTENVPSVVGMGRAAELALQYMNEENTRVKTLRDRLENAMVSLIPNARVHGEKEHRLPNTTNIGFEYIEGEAILLLMNEHGICASSGSACTSGSLEPSHVLRAMKIPFARAHGSIRFSLSRYTTDTEIDLVIEKMPDIVKQLREISPFVKSTPRPQR, via the coding sequence ATGAAGACCATTTATCTGGACAACAATGCCACAACGGTGGTCGATAACGAAGTGTTGAAAGATATGCTGCCGTTCTTCACCGAAAGGTATGGGAACCCCTCCAGCATGCACAGCTTTGGCGGAGAGGTCGCGTCAAGCATTAATAAGGCGCGCGATAAATGTGCGGCCCTTATAGGTGCCAAACGCGCCTCCGATATCGTCTTTACAAGCGGCGGAACCGAAAGTGACAATGCGGCTATTATGGGGACCCTGCTCTCTTATCCCGAAAAGAAACATATTATCACCTCTGCCGTCGAACATCCGGCGGTGAGGTCCTTGTGTCACGACCTTAAAAAACGGGGTTATGACATAACAGAGGTCGGTGTTGATGAGTCCGGAAGGATAGACCCCAAAGAGATAGAAAAAGCAATAAGACCCGACACCGCTATCGTGTCTATAATGTGGGCAAATAATGAAACGGGGGTGATCTTTCCAGTTGAAGAGATAGCCGATATCTGTGCGGCCTCGAACATCCCCTTCCATACCGACGCGGTCCAGGCTGTCGGAAAGATCCCGATGAACGTGGAAAACTCGGCCATAAACTTCCTTTCAGTATCCGGGCATAAACTGCACGCCCCCAAGGGAATGGGTCTTCTCTACATTAAAAGAGGGACAAAGTTCCATCCGTTCGTGATAGGCGGGCATCAGGAACGCGGGAAAAGGGGCGGAACCGAGAATGTACCTTCTGTTGTGGGCATGGGAAGAGCGGCGGAGCTTGCCCTTCAGTATATGAACGAGGAGAATACGCGTGTGAAAACGCTTCGCGACAGACTGGAAAATGCCATGGTCTCATTGATACCAAATGCCAGGGTTCACGGTGAAAAGGAACACAGGCTCCCCAATACAACGAACATAGGTTTTGAATATATAGAAGGAGAAGCGATACTCCTGCTCATGAACGAACACGGCATATGCGCTTCAAGCGGCTCGGCATGCACATCGGGTTCTTTGGAACCTTCGCATGTTCTAAGGGCGATGAAGATACCGTTCGCCCGCGCGCACGGGTCGATAAGATTTTCGTTGTCGCGCTACACCACTGACACAGAGATAGATCTTGTGATCGAAAAGATGCCGGATATAGTCAAACAGCTGAGAGAGATATCCCCTTTTGTGAAGTCCACTCCGCGACCCCAGAGATAA
- the nifU gene encoding Fe-S cluster assembly protein NifU: MWEYTDKVKDHFLHPRNVGEVENPDGVGEVGSMACGDALRLTFKLDENKKINDVRFKTFGCASAIASSSALTELIKGMTLEEAAKVTNKNIAEYLGGLPEAKMHCSVMGREALQAAIDFYKGIKPEQHKMLEGKVVCECFGVTEKEIKDAVKINHLTTIEEVTNYTKAGGGCGKCKDEIAKVIKEVFLEADTEAKKKDTPTPFDSLTNIQKINRLTEFLDKKIRPTLQKDGGDLELVDLDNNIVFLKLLGHCSGCIGAASTMKDFVEKKLNEEVSPKLKVQEMHNI; encoded by the coding sequence ATGTGGGAATATACAGACAAGGTTAAGGATCATTTCCTTCATCCAAGGAACGTAGGCGAGGTGGAAAACCCCGACGGCGTCGGAGAGGTCGGTTCAATGGCATGCGGCGACGCACTGAGGCTTACTTTCAAGCTGGATGAAAATAAGAAGATAAACGATGTGAGGTTTAAGACGTTCGGATGCGCGTCGGCCATTGCCTCAAGTTCGGCTTTGACCGAGCTCATTAAGGGAATGACCTTAGAGGAAGCGGCGAAGGTCACCAACAAGAACATCGCCGAATATCTGGGCGGACTCCCCGAGGCAAAGATGCATTGCTCTGTTATGGGACGTGAGGCGCTGCAGGCGGCGATCGACTTCTATAAAGGTATAAAGCCCGAACAACATAAGATGCTTGAGGGAAAAGTGGTCTGCGAATGTTTTGGAGTGACCGAGAAAGAGATAAAGGATGCCGTTAAGATAAATCATCTAACTACCATTGAAGAAGTGACCAACTACACCAAGGCCGGCGGCGGATGCGGAAAGTGCAAGGATGAAATAGCGAAGGTTATAAAAGAGGTCTTCCTTGAGGCCGATACGGAAGCAAAAAAGAAAGACACCCCCACTCCCTTCGACTCACTGACCAACATCCAGAAGATAAACAGGTTAACGGAATTCCTTGATAAGAAAATAAGGCCTACTCTCCAGAAGGACGGCGGAGACCTGGAATTGGTCGACCTTGACAACAACATCGTCTTCCTGAAACTTTTGGGACACTGCTCCGGTTGCATAGGCGCGGCATCTACAATGAAGGACTTTGTGGAAAAGAAACTTAACGAAGAGGTCTCGCCGAAATTAAAAGTTCAGGAGATGCATAACATATGA